A window from Myxococcus guangdongensis encodes these proteins:
- a CDS encoding phospholipid scramblase family protein, giving the protein MGDKPGWGTDSELELDWGARKARSEPQDALSTAPEELAPALAGKGPPGDPRYMSLELRLALEAVLTATSLRMRQFREALEILIGWEGKNKYEVCGEDGRGTVYVGETGEGWMSRLARNFWPFYRARLECMTLGGTLAMAVELPWHLFFARAEVTAWDGRPMGDIVQRLRLFGRRFDIVSSTGAVLASVEGPFLKPWTFRILQRGEEVAVIRKKWSGLLQETFSDADNFRLEFQPSCTDGRLRQLVLATALLVDLTYFDNRKNRSLFGAGADIVD; this is encoded by the coding sequence ATGGGTGACAAGCCAGGGTGGGGCACCGACTCGGAGCTGGAGCTGGACTGGGGCGCGCGCAAGGCACGCTCCGAGCCACAGGACGCGCTGTCCACCGCTCCCGAGGAGCTGGCGCCGGCGCTCGCGGGCAAGGGGCCTCCGGGAGACCCGCGCTACATGAGCCTGGAGCTGCGGCTGGCGCTGGAGGCCGTGTTGACGGCGACCTCGCTGCGCATGCGCCAGTTCCGCGAGGCGCTGGAGATCCTCATCGGCTGGGAGGGGAAGAACAAGTACGAGGTCTGCGGCGAGGACGGCCGGGGCACCGTGTACGTGGGCGAGACGGGCGAGGGCTGGATGTCGCGGCTCGCGCGAAATTTCTGGCCCTTCTACCGCGCCCGGCTGGAGTGCATGACGTTGGGCGGCACGCTGGCGATGGCGGTGGAGCTGCCCTGGCACCTCTTCTTCGCCCGCGCGGAGGTGACGGCGTGGGACGGCCGCCCCATGGGGGACATCGTCCAGCGCTTGCGCCTGTTCGGTCGGCGCTTCGACATCGTGTCATCCACCGGCGCGGTGCTGGCCTCGGTGGAGGGGCCGTTCTTGAAGCCGTGGACGTTCCGAATCCTCCAGCGCGGCGAGGAGGTGGCGGTCATCCGCAAGAAGTGGAGCGGCCTCTTGCAGGAGACCTTCAGCGACGCGGACAACTTCCGCCTGGAATTCCAGCCTTCGTGCACCGACGGCCGGCTGCGTCAACTGGTGCTGGCCACCGCGCTGCTGGTGGACCTGACGTACTTCGACAACCGCAAGAATCGCTCGCTGTTCGGCGCCGGCGCGGACATCGTGGATTAA
- a CDS encoding HEAT repeat domain-containing protein: MSVLAIGNIEKLRALAANPRVLLLGGARASAPSRLTAFDLASNKVLWSSELPSAVSALALSGERFAAALADGTLCLGTVSDGQVQTRLTDAHPGGVTALASSHDGKVLFSAGADGVVRGWEWDGARKAHEWKASPQPLRAVAVDPSGTFIACGGDDGVVRSFTQATGERRDMAGHEGAVRALAFTPRDGRLASGGDDGKVRFWYLVGAVEFEVRGDKDSGHAGAVLALVFPPTPAAQDDEEPGDRVWSAGSDGKVKVWRLDERRKPRTLDCGSKPVNALVFVAPGNPREARTSLGALFTAGEDRRVFRFGIETDGKPANGQVVSRHGLDLLTESLKAGRPKREAAVREAAALEETEALDFVLQVLSTDKEAEVRRLAARELGEKGRVAARPKLRERLDDDHPQVRAEALKALEALETESPLAAPRAALESRFVDMRVAGLQRLAKLGRASPLVPALIASKLGETDATVGLAALDALSSVSAPADTEPLRAAFERGQPRLRVEVLVRIAGAGLLGHAQLQPLVARALDDADADVRRVAFTIRVLERRALAHALESRDEDFARSTKDVARRLAQRSRQGQTSALTDADVQAARDAMPAQGAVGASLTESDLEPLLAAMACRTPDTAVRGARGLAQLGDARALGALLQLSREPDPAIRRQAAAALQALQDARARERLVWMLDDENADVRATSLDAVVALDAEAPLASAEAALRSGHEDVRVRGLDRLVKLGAAAQGAEPLLGDALEDESAKVRGEAFRTLWAWNEKVPEKALDRALAGRFPDLRGRAVEVLAQRGAEGWAQERLKKSVEDRDVGVATAAYEAWVKLVGKEKPEPHLAALASTHPALRVLAAKGSVHAPAEPLRSPLLKRVQDEELEVAVAALEALDKLIPSENGPLLAGLSSAALPVRVRASELLAPRGAEDIIEPMRNLMDKELERLYPPAFLIPLRIRGARALATLGSRRLLSWFATTLLTSELGDLQEQGARGLATASRRGDEGYLLDALSHANVAVRSWGADGLSRLGDARALPVLTGNLRHDHLPIRLGAILSFAALGSEGDGGLLHGLEDRAREVQEMVFAIVLARDLRATRRGEPPDLLASALSSGRPEVRYAAARALELRTETDAYRANLVEGLLPPKPDKVGDMKDWPSEEDRAKRMVGLAEALSSGQPEQRYAAAQVLLLRNKPLDYFREAQKVARPSSLDAPWKPETAPTVSPVQATPAKSWLRRLFSATKPGTPETSSPEAATHAERQHLRRLAFGAYVGLLRQVSAGDDEGHRVRRDAVDRVVKLTQEGYAGTPAAVAALLRALEDPHQLVRKAALTGLKELFPAGSDEPLSLALASLAPDVARIALDELAERGDAAKPRITAALNSPLSDVRRYAFELLEKLSPPGSLEPLLAALGSEHADLRVGVIERLAGANDSRVTEALGRAMSSEHEDLRLRASELLAWRGDERAVEVLASFLRSETPAVAKRAVEALARLATPTAVSALAARLAVSTDLHERLRLVDALGQTRRPEALDVLARRVLEDDTSAVRVACVPAAMQVAGTDVKKRDAALALRFLRPAVKSLDVAVRLAALRELEHGAEAGQSEVLVSLFNDRDVTVRAEAVGLYSKRVVEHAAPVGPLEDVLRGGARELMLPAAEGVAHLRGVSALRPLLLYSRAGEDGQRERALLALGTLGDARALSELETVAAGGTPEAPTEPSMVWAAVEGLGRLAGRLPDGEERRRVEEKVEAAAVEGADSSLQQAGVKGLRAIGGERARVKVEALLLDTDTHLLVRITAAQELGKLKDVEAETTLATILDDSTELLRKEARKALDELFPKERTRVEFLAVASRYQDISEPAVTYLSREGDPALLVPRLATLTNEELRLSLRRGLSRRGALPVPETVTLLEHDKAEARQEAALLIGTWTGEARASGQVDVAGLSRALVSSERRTAKDWAATPPGPKKNALASAWERILWAGSRLGTAGLADSARDILKAGEAGSPATVRQEAARVLSRLGTAGATLKLQGQDTPAPVLSNDKERTASADVLKGALTDPDARVRSAAADALARLSPEKAATWALEVKPFDPVALGPTGAKVPADALASSEGRRLAEPSLLGQGNLAPLAALAQSAKPEVKQEAWAGMGRLGGDEAAKLLHTAAFDKSQSVELRKAAWRAHKRARRAAERAKNHRKEGNPS, encoded by the coding sequence ATGTCCGTTCTCGCCATCGGCAACATCGAAAAGCTCCGCGCGCTCGCGGCGAACCCCCGCGTGCTGCTGCTCGGCGGGGCCCGCGCGTCCGCGCCCAGCCGCCTCACCGCGTTCGACCTGGCCTCCAACAAGGTGCTGTGGAGCAGTGAGCTCCCCTCCGCCGTGAGCGCCCTGGCCCTGTCGGGCGAGCGCTTCGCCGCGGCCCTGGCCGACGGCACCCTGTGCCTGGGCACCGTGTCCGACGGGCAGGTGCAGACGCGGCTCACCGACGCGCATCCGGGCGGCGTCACCGCGCTCGCGTCTAGCCACGACGGCAAGGTGCTGTTCAGCGCGGGCGCGGACGGCGTGGTGCGCGGCTGGGAGTGGGACGGCGCGCGCAAGGCGCACGAGTGGAAGGCGTCGCCGCAGCCCCTGCGCGCGGTGGCGGTGGACCCGTCCGGGACCTTCATCGCGTGCGGCGGTGATGACGGCGTGGTGCGCTCCTTCACCCAGGCCACCGGTGAGCGCCGGGACATGGCGGGCCACGAGGGCGCGGTGCGCGCGCTGGCCTTCACGCCGCGCGACGGCCGGCTCGCCTCCGGTGGCGACGACGGCAAGGTGCGCTTCTGGTACCTGGTGGGCGCGGTGGAGTTCGAGGTCCGCGGCGACAAGGACTCCGGTCACGCCGGGGCGGTGCTCGCGCTGGTGTTCCCGCCCACGCCCGCCGCGCAGGACGACGAGGAGCCCGGCGACCGGGTCTGGTCCGCGGGCAGCGACGGCAAGGTGAAGGTGTGGCGGCTGGATGAGCGCCGCAAGCCGCGCACGCTGGACTGCGGCAGCAAGCCGGTGAACGCGCTGGTGTTCGTGGCGCCCGGCAACCCGCGCGAGGCGCGCACGTCGCTGGGCGCCCTCTTCACGGCGGGCGAGGACCGGCGCGTCTTCCGCTTCGGCATCGAGACGGACGGCAAGCCGGCCAACGGTCAGGTCGTGTCGCGGCACGGGCTCGACTTGCTGACGGAGTCGCTGAAGGCGGGGCGCCCCAAGCGCGAGGCCGCCGTGCGCGAGGCCGCGGCGCTGGAGGAGACCGAGGCGCTCGACTTCGTGCTCCAGGTGCTCTCCACGGACAAGGAGGCGGAGGTGCGCCGCCTCGCCGCCCGCGAGCTGGGCGAGAAGGGCCGCGTCGCCGCGCGTCCGAAGCTGCGCGAGCGCCTGGACGACGACCATCCCCAGGTGCGCGCCGAGGCCCTCAAGGCCCTGGAGGCGCTGGAGACGGAGTCGCCGCTGGCCGCGCCCCGCGCCGCGCTGGAGTCGCGCTTCGTGGACATGCGCGTCGCGGGCCTCCAGCGCCTGGCGAAGCTGGGCCGCGCGTCCCCGCTGGTCCCCGCGCTCATCGCCAGCAAGCTGGGTGAGACGGACGCCACCGTGGGGCTGGCCGCGCTGGACGCGCTCTCCTCGGTCTCCGCGCCTGCCGACACCGAGCCCCTGCGCGCCGCCTTCGAGCGGGGCCAGCCGCGCCTGCGCGTGGAGGTGCTGGTGCGCATCGCCGGGGCGGGCCTCCTGGGCCACGCCCAGCTGCAGCCGCTGGTCGCCCGCGCGCTGGATGACGCCGACGCGGACGTGCGCCGCGTGGCCTTCACCATCCGCGTGCTGGAGCGCCGCGCCCTGGCGCACGCGCTGGAGAGCCGCGACGAGGACTTCGCGCGCTCCACCAAGGACGTGGCCCGCCGGCTCGCGCAGCGCTCGCGGCAGGGACAGACCTCCGCGCTGACGGACGCCGACGTGCAGGCCGCGCGCGACGCGATGCCCGCGCAGGGCGCCGTGGGTGCCTCGCTGACGGAGAGCGACCTGGAGCCGCTGCTGGCGGCCATGGCCTGCCGCACGCCGGACACGGCCGTCCGGGGCGCTCGGGGCCTCGCGCAGCTGGGGGATGCCCGGGCGCTGGGCGCGCTCCTGCAGCTGTCGCGTGAGCCCGACCCCGCCATCCGCCGTCAGGCCGCCGCCGCCCTGCAGGCACTGCAGGACGCGCGCGCCCGCGAGCGGCTGGTGTGGATGCTGGACGACGAGAACGCGGACGTGCGCGCGACCTCGCTCGACGCCGTGGTGGCGCTGGACGCGGAGGCGCCGCTGGCCTCGGCCGAGGCGGCCCTGCGCTCCGGCCACGAGGACGTGCGCGTGCGCGGCCTGGACCGGCTGGTGAAGCTGGGCGCCGCGGCCCAGGGCGCCGAGCCGCTGCTCGGTGACGCGCTGGAGGACGAGTCCGCCAAGGTGCGCGGCGAGGCGTTCCGCACGCTGTGGGCGTGGAACGAGAAGGTGCCGGAGAAGGCGCTGGACCGCGCGCTCGCGGGCCGCTTCCCGGACCTGCGTGGCCGCGCGGTGGAGGTGCTCGCGCAGCGCGGCGCCGAGGGCTGGGCGCAGGAGCGGCTGAAGAAGTCCGTGGAGGACCGCGACGTCGGCGTCGCCACCGCCGCGTACGAGGCGTGGGTGAAGCTGGTGGGCAAGGAGAAGCCCGAGCCGCACCTGGCCGCCCTCGCGTCGACGCACCCCGCCCTGCGCGTGCTGGCAGCGAAGGGCTCCGTGCACGCGCCCGCCGAGCCCCTGCGCTCGCCGCTGCTCAAGCGCGTGCAGGACGAGGAGCTGGAGGTCGCGGTCGCCGCGCTGGAGGCGCTCGACAAGCTGATTCCGAGCGAGAACGGGCCGCTGCTGGCGGGCCTGTCCTCCGCGGCGCTGCCGGTGCGCGTGCGCGCCTCCGAGCTGCTCGCGCCCCGTGGCGCCGAGGACATCATCGAGCCGATGCGCAACCTGATGGACAAGGAGCTCGAGCGGCTGTACCCGCCCGCGTTCCTCATCCCGCTGCGCATCCGGGGCGCTCGTGCCCTGGCGACGCTGGGCTCGCGTCGGCTGCTGTCCTGGTTCGCCACCACGCTGCTGACGAGCGAGCTGGGAGATTTGCAGGAGCAGGGCGCGCGCGGCCTCGCCACCGCCAGCCGTCGGGGCGACGAGGGCTACCTGCTGGACGCGCTCAGCCACGCCAACGTGGCGGTGCGCTCGTGGGGCGCGGACGGCCTGTCGCGCCTGGGTGATGCGCGCGCGCTGCCGGTGCTCACCGGCAACCTGCGCCATGACCACCTGCCCATCCGGCTGGGCGCCATCCTCTCCTTCGCGGCCCTGGGCTCCGAGGGCGACGGCGGCCTGCTGCATGGCCTGGAGGACCGCGCCCGCGAGGTGCAGGAGATGGTGTTCGCCATCGTCCTCGCCCGGGACTTGCGCGCCACCCGTCGCGGGGAGCCGCCCGACCTGCTCGCCAGCGCGCTGTCCAGCGGACGCCCCGAGGTGCGCTACGCCGCGGCCCGCGCGCTGGAGCTGCGCACGGAGACGGACGCGTACCGCGCCAACCTCGTCGAGGGGCTGCTGCCGCCCAAGCCCGACAAGGTCGGCGACATGAAGGACTGGCCCTCCGAGGAGGACCGCGCCAAGCGCATGGTGGGGCTCGCCGAGGCCCTCTCCAGCGGTCAGCCCGAGCAGCGCTACGCGGCGGCCCAGGTGCTGCTGCTGCGCAACAAGCCGCTCGACTACTTCCGCGAGGCGCAGAAGGTCGCCCGGCCCAGCTCGCTGGACGCGCCGTGGAAGCCGGAGACGGCGCCCACCGTGTCGCCCGTGCAGGCCACGCCCGCGAAGAGCTGGCTGCGCCGGCTGTTCTCCGCCACCAAGCCCGGCACGCCGGAGACCTCCTCTCCCGAGGCGGCCACCCACGCCGAGCGTCAGCACCTGCGCCGGCTGGCCTTCGGCGCGTACGTGGGGCTCTTGCGCCAGGTGTCCGCGGGTGACGACGAGGGTCACCGCGTCCGCCGCGACGCCGTGGACCGGGTGGTGAAGCTCACGCAGGAGGGCTACGCGGGCACGCCCGCCGCCGTGGCCGCCCTGCTGCGCGCCCTGGAGGATCCACACCAACTGGTGCGCAAGGCCGCGCTCACGGGCCTCAAGGAGCTGTTCCCCGCGGGCAGCGACGAGCCGCTCTCGCTGGCCCTGGCCTCGCTGGCGCCGGACGTGGCGCGCATCGCGCTGGACGAGCTGGCCGAGCGGGGGGACGCCGCGAAGCCGCGCATCACCGCCGCGCTCAACTCGCCGCTGTCGGACGTGCGCCGCTACGCGTTCGAGCTGCTCGAGAAGCTCAGCCCGCCCGGCAGCCTGGAGCCGCTGCTGGCCGCGCTGGGCAGCGAGCACGCGGACCTGCGCGTGGGCGTGATTGAGCGGCTGGCCGGCGCCAACGACTCGCGCGTCACCGAGGCGCTGGGTCGGGCCATGTCCAGCGAGCACGAGGACCTGCGCCTGCGCGCGTCCGAGCTGCTCGCGTGGCGCGGCGACGAGCGCGCGGTGGAGGTGCTCGCCTCGTTCCTGCGCTCGGAGACGCCCGCCGTCGCCAAGCGCGCGGTGGAGGCGCTCGCCCGACTGGCCACGCCCACCGCCGTGAGCGCCCTGGCCGCGCGGCTGGCGGTCTCCACGGACCTGCACGAGCGACTGCGGCTGGTGGACGCGCTGGGACAGACGCGCCGCCCCGAGGCGCTGGACGTGCTGGCGCGCCGCGTGCTGGAGGACGACACCAGCGCGGTGCGCGTCGCGTGTGTCCCCGCCGCGATGCAGGTGGCCGGCACGGACGTGAAGAAGCGCGACGCGGCGCTGGCGCTGCGCTTCCTGCGTCCGGCGGTGAAGAGCCTGGACGTGGCGGTGCGGCTGGCGGCCCTGCGCGAGCTGGAGCACGGCGCGGAGGCCGGTCAGTCCGAGGTGCTGGTCAGCCTCTTCAACGACCGGGACGTCACGGTGCGCGCCGAGGCCGTGGGGCTGTACTCCAAGCGCGTCGTCGAGCACGCCGCCCCCGTGGGCCCGCTCGAGGACGTGCTGCGCGGTGGGGCTCGCGAGCTGATGCTGCCCGCCGCCGAGGGCGTCGCGCACCTGCGCGGCGTGAGCGCGCTGCGGCCCCTGCTGCTGTACTCGCGCGCCGGTGAGGACGGGCAGCGCGAGCGCGCCCTGCTCGCCCTGGGCACGCTGGGTGACGCGCGGGCGCTGAGCGAGCTGGAGACGGTGGCCGCCGGTGGCACGCCCGAGGCGCCCACCGAGCCGAGCATGGTGTGGGCCGCGGTGGAGGGCCTGGGTCGCCTCGCGGGCCGGCTGCCGGACGGCGAGGAGCGCCGCCGCGTCGAGGAGAAGGTGGAGGCCGCCGCGGTCGAGGGCGCCGACTCCTCGCTCCAGCAGGCGGGCGTGAAGGGCCTTCGCGCCATCGGCGGCGAGCGCGCCCGGGTGAAGGTCGAGGCGCTGCTGCTCGACACGGACACCCACCTGCTCGTGCGAATCACCGCCGCGCAGGAGCTGGGCAAGCTCAAGGACGTGGAGGCGGAGACCACGCTCGCCACCATCCTGGACGACTCCACGGAGCTGCTCCGCAAGGAGGCGCGCAAGGCGCTGGACGAGCTGTTCCCGAAGGAGCGCACCCGCGTCGAGTTCCTCGCCGTGGCCAGCCGCTACCAGGACATCTCCGAGCCGGCCGTCACGTACCTCTCCCGCGAGGGTGACCCGGCGCTGCTGGTGCCCCGGCTCGCCACGCTGACCAACGAGGAGCTGCGGCTGAGCCTGCGTCGGGGACTCTCGCGGCGCGGCGCGCTGCCGGTGCCCGAGACGGTGACGCTGCTGGAGCACGACAAGGCGGAGGCCCGCCAGGAGGCGGCCCTGCTGATTGGCACGTGGACCGGCGAGGCGCGCGCCTCCGGACAGGTGGACGTGGCCGGGCTGTCCCGCGCGCTGGTCTCCTCCGAGCGGCGCACCGCGAAGGACTGGGCGGCCACGCCTCCCGGCCCGAAGAAGAACGCGCTCGCCTCCGCGTGGGAGCGCATCCTGTGGGCCGGCTCGCGGCTGGGCACGGCGGGGCTCGCCGACTCCGCGCGCGACATCCTCAAGGCTGGCGAGGCGGGCTCCCCCGCGACGGTGCGTCAGGAGGCGGCCCGCGTGCTGTCCCGCCTGGGCACGGCCGGCGCCACGCTGAAGCTCCAGGGCCAGGACACCCCGGCGCCCGTGCTGTCCAACGACAAGGAGCGCACCGCCTCCGCGGACGTGCTCAAGGGCGCGCTGACGGACCCGGATGCGCGGGTGCGCTCGGCGGCCGCGGATGCACTGGCGCGGCTCTCCCCCGAGAAGGCCGCGACCTGGGCGCTGGAGGTGAAGCCGTTCGACCCGGTGGCCCTGGGCCCCACGGGCGCGAAGGTGCCCGCCGACGCCCTGGCCTCGTCCGAGGGTCGTCGGCTGGCCGAGCCTTCGTTGCTGGGTCAGGGGAATCTCGCGCCGCTGGCCGCGTTGGCCCAGAGCGCGAAGCCCGAGGTGAAACAGGAAGCCTGGGCCGGCATGGGCCGGCTGGGCGGTGACGAGGCAGCGAAGCTGCTGCACACGGCCGCCTTCGACAAGTCTCAGTCCGTGGAGCTGCGCAAGGCCGCCTGGCGCGCCCACAAACGTGCACGTCGCGCCGCCGAGCGCGCGAAGAACCACCGGAAGGAAGGGAACCCGTCGTGA
- a CDS encoding GNAT family N-acetyltransferase, which produces MTTATRHPVELRYATASDVESHADASRVLLALEGSRGTVGVRGRLKDASLFRDALTATFGILASDLRYRGKDRTAYLAYLMKKGKRASAQIWEAQKAFLDNALDGEQKQDAVLDPVLTVDPDSVSLEVFSRDESAYARLSLDNSLFEGREAAHGSTFLDVPSDLLSRMDRLRTYLPVSLEAHVALPAKEAREPRNVQVPHAWLRGFLQVQSAATLPANTCELAPIDLYNLLFALRTRKAKKAPRALRFELVPGAPPRLVLEPWELVLECHGGKYTGTAPAVVRTFGRQRLVALARLLPHAKSVRLQLMGPGLPVFWVIDMGQATLTMGLTGWTESGWSSAAAFDVLMPRAVPEGLAEKLRGKLRADGPQSFEPLVAAAEGAKKEQVRAALQLECLRGRVLFDVAQGKYRPRELMATPVDESVIRFGSEREARAHRLLGDGGPGAGEVKLTKVHDMVGEGTRIHGEVVDREAVRSFFPSFTLDLEGRVKDASCGCPHFRRSGMREGPCEHQLALRLVYARRRTEEEALRQTPEGRKHIRAETRSYVRRDAESGQEMVYRVSLDGQVVAVEWGLRTGEARHQRLWFDTDVEARTAYFTRLEKLSADGYIDAASSLV; this is translated from the coding sequence GTGACGACCGCCACCCGTCACCCCGTCGAGCTTCGCTACGCCACCGCGAGCGACGTGGAGTCCCACGCGGACGCCTCGCGCGTGCTCCTGGCCCTGGAGGGCTCGCGCGGCACCGTCGGCGTGCGAGGCCGCCTCAAGGACGCGTCGCTGTTCCGCGACGCGCTCACCGCCACGTTCGGCATCCTCGCCAGCGACCTGCGCTACCGGGGCAAGGACCGCACCGCGTACCTCGCGTACCTCATGAAGAAGGGGAAGCGGGCGAGCGCGCAAATCTGGGAGGCCCAGAAGGCCTTCCTCGACAACGCGCTCGACGGTGAGCAGAAGCAGGACGCCGTGCTGGACCCGGTGCTCACCGTGGACCCGGACAGCGTCTCGCTCGAAGTGTTCTCCCGCGACGAGAGCGCCTACGCGCGACTGTCCCTGGACAACAGCCTCTTCGAGGGCCGCGAGGCCGCGCACGGCTCCACCTTCCTGGACGTCCCGTCGGACCTGCTCTCGCGCATGGACCGGCTGCGCACCTACCTGCCCGTGTCGCTGGAGGCCCACGTCGCGCTGCCCGCCAAGGAAGCCCGTGAGCCGCGCAACGTGCAGGTGCCGCACGCGTGGCTGCGCGGCTTCCTCCAGGTGCAGTCCGCCGCCACGCTGCCCGCCAACACGTGCGAGCTGGCGCCCATCGACCTGTACAACCTCCTCTTCGCGCTGCGCACCCGCAAGGCGAAGAAGGCCCCGCGCGCGCTGCGCTTCGAGCTGGTCCCCGGCGCTCCGCCCAGGCTGGTGCTGGAGCCGTGGGAGCTGGTGCTCGAGTGCCACGGCGGCAAGTACACCGGCACCGCGCCCGCGGTGGTGCGCACGTTCGGCCGTCAGCGGCTGGTCGCGCTCGCGCGGCTGTTGCCGCATGCGAAGTCCGTGCGCCTGCAGCTCATGGGTCCGGGCCTGCCGGTGTTCTGGGTCATCGACATGGGCCAGGCCACGCTGACGATGGGCCTCACCGGCTGGACGGAGAGCGGCTGGTCCTCCGCCGCGGCCTTCGACGTGCTGATGCCGCGCGCGGTGCCGGAGGGTCTGGCCGAGAAGCTGCGCGGGAAGCTGCGCGCCGATGGCCCGCAGTCCTTCGAGCCCCTCGTCGCCGCCGCGGAGGGCGCGAAGAAGGAGCAGGTGCGCGCGGCGTTGCAGCTCGAGTGCCTCCGCGGCCGTGTCCTCTTCGATGTGGCGCAGGGCAAGTACCGCCCGCGTGAGCTGATGGCCACGCCCGTGGACGAGTCCGTCATCCGCTTCGGCAGCGAGCGTGAGGCCCGCGCCCACCGCCTGCTCGGCGACGGCGGCCCGGGTGCCGGCGAGGTGAAGCTCACCAAGGTGCACGACATGGTGGGCGAGGGCACGCGCATCCACGGCGAAGTGGTGGACCGCGAGGCCGTGCGCAGCTTCTTCCCCAGCTTCACGTTGGACCTGGAAGGCCGCGTGAAGGACGCGTCCTGCGGGTGTCCGCACTTCCGCCGCTCCGGCATGCGCGAGGGACCGTGCGAGCACCAGCTCGCGCTGCGCCTGGTCTACGCGCGCCGCCGCACCGAGGAAGAGGCGCTCCGGCAGACGCCCGAGGGCCGCAAGCACATCCGCGCCGAGACGCGCTCGTACGTGCGTCGCGACGCGGAGAGCGGACAAGAGATGGTGTACCGCGTTTCCTTGGATGGCCAGGTGGTCGCCGTGGAGTGGGGCCTTCGCACCGGCGAAGCGCGTCACCAGCGGCTCTGGTTCGACACGGACGTGGAGGCGCGCACCGCATATTTCACGCGCCTGGAGAAGCTTTCGGCCGACGGCTACATCGACGCGGCCTCGTCATTGGTGTAA
- a CDS encoding reverse transcriptase family protein — MTARLESFVPAAAPQAVATPAPQAPSATAVAQREARRAAHEALLARWKAIVEAGGADAWAQGQLVSRGLAVGELDFSSASEKEKTAWKEKKKAEAAERRALGRQAHEAWKATHVGHLGAGVHWEEDGGADKFDIAHREERARANGLPELGSAEVLAKALGLSVSKLRWFAFHREVDTGSHYISWGIPKRDGGTRTITSPKPELKEAQRWVLSNVVERLPVHGAAHGFVAGRSILTNALAHHSADVVVKVDLKDFFPSVTWRRVKGLLRKGGLPENTSTLLALMSTEAPREAVQFRGKTLYVAKGPRSLPQGAPTSPGITNALCLKLDKRLSALSKKLGFIYTRYADDLTFSWTKTKQPKARRAQGAPVAVLLARVKDVVESEGFRVHPEKTRVSRKGTRQQVTGLVVNRARDGVASARVPRDVVRRLRAAIHNRQKGKPGREGESLEQLKGMAAFVYMTDEAKGRAFLKSLEQLEAREKETAPKAP; from the coding sequence ATGACCGCCAGGCTGGAGTCGTTCGTCCCCGCTGCCGCGCCGCAAGCCGTCGCGACGCCAGCGCCCCAAGCCCCGTCCGCCACCGCTGTCGCTCAACGCGAAGCGCGTCGCGCCGCGCACGAGGCGTTGCTCGCCCGATGGAAGGCCATCGTCGAGGCCGGCGGCGCCGATGCCTGGGCGCAAGGCCAGTTGGTCTCTCGCGGCCTCGCCGTGGGAGAGCTCGACTTCTCCAGCGCCTCGGAAAAAGAGAAGACGGCGTGGAAGGAGAAGAAGAAGGCCGAGGCGGCCGAGCGTCGCGCGCTGGGGCGCCAGGCCCACGAGGCCTGGAAGGCCACCCACGTGGGGCACCTGGGTGCCGGGGTCCACTGGGAAGAGGACGGCGGCGCCGACAAGTTCGACATCGCGCACCGTGAGGAGCGCGCCCGCGCCAACGGCCTGCCCGAGCTGGGCTCCGCGGAGGTGCTGGCCAAGGCGCTGGGGCTGAGCGTCTCCAAGCTGCGCTGGTTCGCGTTCCACCGCGAGGTGGACACCGGCTCGCACTACATCAGCTGGGGCATCCCCAAGCGCGACGGCGGGACGCGGACGATTACGTCCCCCAAGCCGGAGCTGAAGGAAGCGCAGCGCTGGGTGCTGTCCAACGTGGTGGAGCGGCTGCCCGTGCACGGCGCGGCGCACGGCTTCGTCGCGGGGCGCTCCATCCTCACCAACGCGCTCGCGCACCACAGCGCGGATGTCGTGGTGAAGGTGGACCTGAAGGACTTCTTCCCCTCCGTCACGTGGCGCCGGGTGAAGGGGCTGCTGCGCAAGGGCGGCCTGCCGGAGAACACGTCCACGCTGCTGGCGCTGATGTCCACGGAGGCCCCGCGCGAGGCGGTGCAGTTCCGCGGCAAGACGCTCTACGTGGCCAAGGGTCCGCGCTCGCTGCCGCAGGGCGCGCCCACGTCGCCGGGCATCACCAACGCGCTGTGCCTGAAGCTGGACAAGCGCCTGTCCGCGCTGTCGAAGAAGCTGGGCTTCATCTACACGCGCTACGCGGACGACCTCACGTTCTCGTGGACGAAGACGAAGCAGCCCAAGGCGCGTCGCGCGCAGGGTGCGCCGGTGGCCGTGCTGCTCGCGCGCGTGAAGGACGTGGTGGAGTCCGAGGGCTTCCGCGTGCACCCGGAGAAGACGCGGGTGAGCCGCAAGGGCACGCGTCAGCAGGTGACGGGCCTGGTGGTGAACAGGGCCCGTGACGGCGTGGCCTCCGCCCGCGTGCCGCGCGATGTGGTGCGCCGCCTGCGCGCGGCCATCCACAACCGTCAGAAGGGCAAGCCGGGCCGCGAGGGCGAGTCGCTCGAGCAGCTCAAGGGCATGGCCGCCTTCGTCTACATGACGGACGAGGCCAAGGGCCGCGCCTTCCTGAAGAGCCTGGAGCAGCTCGAGGCCCGCGAGAAGGAAACGGCCCCGAAGGCTCCGTGA